The following coding sequences lie in one Miscanthus floridulus cultivar M001 chromosome 9, ASM1932011v1, whole genome shotgun sequence genomic window:
- the LOC136481466 gene encoding sialyltransferase-like protein 2, translated as MKRRRLPPVLFLLALALLSLAFRRYLSLPLPIGASRFAGGSDALLRRLAAIDVGGDQILAEAAALLANASVSTFPSLGNHHRLLYLRVPYRSNATSAPRQRTVSRLRVPFHGVPSDAAFRASLRGFLLARQHHRHLHDVAGAMADLPALLLGLGGRRRRRRAATCAVVGNSGILLGSRRGAQIDAHDLVIRLNNARVAGFARDVGARTGVSFVNSNILHHCAVRSAVTTPGCGCHPYGRAVPLAMYVCQPAHLLDALICNATATPESPFPLLVTDARLDALCARIAKYYSMRRFVAATGQPPSNWTRSHDERYFHYSSGLQAVVMALGACEEVSLFGFGKAPGAKHHYHTNQKKELDLHDYEAEYQFYRDLQERQEAVPFLNEAPGFKVPPVKLYW; from the coding sequence ATGAAGCGCCGCCGCCTCCCGCccgtcctcttcctcctcgcgcTCGCGCTCCTGTCCCTCGCCTTCCGCCGCTacctctccctccccctccccaTAGGCGCGTCCCGGTTCGCCGGGGGCAGCGACGCGCTGCTCCGGCGCCTCGCGGCCATCGACGTCGGCGGGGACCAGATCCTAGccgaggcggcggcgctgctcgccAACGCGTCGGTGTCCACCTTCCCCAGCCTCGGCAACCACCACCGGCTCCTCTACCTGCGCGTCCCCTACCGCAGCAACGCCACCTCGGCGCCGCGGCAGCGGACCGTGTCCCGGCTCCGCGTCCCGTTCCACGGCGTCCCCAGCGACGCCGCCTTCCGCGCCTCCCTCCGCGGCTTCCTCCTCGCGCGCCAACACCACCGACACCTCCACGACGTcgcgggcgccatggccgacctccccgcgctcctcctcggcctgggggggcgccggcggcgccggcgcgctGCGACGTGCGCCGTGGTCGGGAACAGCGGGATCCTTCTGGGGTCCCGCCGGGGTGCGCAGATCGACGCGCACGACCTCGTCATCCGCCTCAACAACGCCCGCGTCGCGGGCTTCGCGCGCGACGTCGGCGCCCGGACCGGCGTCTCCTTCGTCAACTCCAACATCCTCCACCACTGCGCCGTCCGCTCCGCCGTCACCACGCCCGGATGCGGCTGCCACCCCTACGGCCGCGCGGTCCCGCTCGCCATGTACGTCTGCCAGCCCGCGCACCTCCTCGACGCGCTCATCTGCAACGCCACGGCGACGCCCGAGTCCCCGTTCCCGCTGCTCGTCACCGACGCGCGCCTCGACGCGCTGTGCGCGCGCATCGCAAAGTACTATTCCATGCGCCGCTTCGTGGCCGCCACGGGGCAGCCGCCCAGCAACTGGACCCGGAGCCACGACGAGAGGTACTTCCACTACTCGTCGGGCCTGCAGGCGGTGGTCATGGCGCTCGGGGCGTGCGAGGAGGTCAGCCTGTTCGGGTTCGGGAAGGCGCCTGGGGCCAAGCACCATTACCACACCAACCAGAAGAAGGAGCTCGACCTGCACGACTACGAGGCTGAGTACCAGTTCTACCGCGACCTCCAGGAACGGCAGGAGGCGGTGCCGTTCCTCAACGAGGCGCCGGGCTTCAAGGTGCCGCCGGTGAAGCTCTACTGGTGA